From a region of the Candida albicans SC5314 chromosome 1, complete sequence genome:
- the DPP1 gene encoding Dpp1p (Putative diacylglycerol pyrophosphate phosphatase of diacylglycerol production for phospholipid biosynthesis; downregulation correlates with clinical development of fluconazole resistance), whose product MLQIYFTSSKFRKFIPDWIVVILLVIIFFQVTEVAQPFARQFYINDPTISHPFATQEQVTDNQLYLYSVLIPSLIISLISLYLGESNFEKLHNLQVSCLGLWLSVCVTSVLTDVLKCWISNPRPDFLERCGPQKGTPENKLVGIEVCTSPLGPMYLSDGLKSTPSGHSSMAFSGLLYLSLWLVGQFKLIQKRKSIGYVLIAGLPILVAAYIALSRTQDYRHHFFDIGFGSAIGIVFAVIFYYKYFNSLSDESCNVPIDYKD is encoded by the coding sequence AAATTCATACCTGATTGGATAGTTGTTATACTTTTGGTTATAATTTTCTTCCAAGTTACAGAAGTAGCTCAACCATTTGCACGACAATTCTATATCAACGATCCAACAATTTCTCATCCATTTGCAACCCAAGAACAAGTAACCGATAACCAATTATACCTATATTCAGTGTTAATCCCTAGTCTTATAATAAGTTTGATTTCATTGTATCTTGGAGAatccaattttgaaaaattgcaTAATTTACAAGTATCTTGTTTAGGACTTTGGTTAAGTGTCTGTGTCACTTCCGTGTTGACAGATGTGTTAAAATGTTGGATAAGTAATCCTCGACCTGATTTTTTAGAAAGATGTGGACCACAAAAGGGAACTCCTGAGAATAAATTGGTGGGAATTGAAGTTTGTACTTCACCATTGGGTCCAATGTACTTATCTGATGGATTAAAATCAACTCCTTCAGGACATTCTTCAATGGCATTTTCAGGATTATTATACTTGTCATTATGGTTGGTTGGAcaatttaaattgattcaaaaacGTAAACTGATAGGTTATGTTTTGATTGCAGGATTACCTATTTTGGTAGCAGCTTATATTGCCTTGAGTAGAACTCAAGATTATCGTCATCATTTTTTCGATATTGGTTTTGGCAGTGCAATTGGTATTGTGTTTGCTGTGATATTTTATTACAAGTATTTCAATTCGTTAAGTGATGAAAGTTGTAATGTACCGATAGATTATAAAGATTaa